From the genome of Oryza glaberrima chromosome 1, OglaRS2, whole genome shotgun sequence:
GCAGTTCCTCACCTTGCGTCGTGTTTGTgatttttgtcaaattttgtaATCGCCTAgtatttgtgaattttttttttgttaaagtaCAAAAACATCACAAGAGATGCTCATATTTGGTCGAAATGCTCATCACACAAGCTGAAATCACATAATAGGGGCCAAATCAtacaaagctaaaaaaaaataggggcAAAAATACAATAACCACCAAGAGTATAAATGTCTTTTTTTCTACCGCTAACCTTGTTAAAACAGGATGTTAGAAGTGGGGATACACGGCTGATTCAGATTCAAAAAATGGGAGTAaaactgcaaaccctaaaaagtgggggtaaaacTGCAAATCTTAAAAAGTGGGGATAAAACAGCAATTGGCTTCGAAAGTGAGGATAGCAATGCAATTGCCCCAGGATATTTTAGTCATTCTCCATCTCCACTAATTCCACCTCGAAATGCTAGggatagaattttttttggatggaggggagTACTTATCAgctgtattaattaattaattaattattattggCTTGCGGCAGATCATCAGTTGTGTCCCAatccaagacactagacatagtttacATAAATTGcatatcatcaagaaactagtactagacactaatCTTTCAATGAAAACACCACTTTTCCATATTTAAATGTAGTGCTACTTCTCTCACATGatatcttggatgttgtgtagaaaccatgtctcatgcaaaaCGTGGTTTTCTtatctttcctcatttattcacttgccacatcatcttTCATTCTaagtggcagcttatttaaagctatggacaccatcctagtcattggatTGGGAATGGCCTAACAAGATTAACTGAGGACATcgccacacacaaaaaaaagaaacaacattAAGCAGCTTAAATTATCGTTTCATGTTGGTCCAAGTTGGACTGGGTTGGCTACTTGGCTTGACCCATGTACATatcttatacacacaaatttcACATACCTAATTCGTACAAACCAACTAAcgaatgttaaaaaaaatctaaaaaaaagtatatatacttttaatagtattacaccAGATGTATATAATATCGTAGATGTGTATAGCagttagtttatttttcttattaaagAATCAATATATCTTTGCATTTTCTTGTATATCTGTGGTGTGCATATTCTTCACTAGAATACAATCTGACCTCCAACAGTTCGGTTCCGTTCCATCCATGTACAAACATATACAGCTAGATTCCATTTCTACTTCTACTTGTACAGTGAAGTGAGTTGATCAGGCCGGTCCAGCCTGCAGCTTAGCTAGCTTGCATCGTGATCATTGAGCTGGAGCTGAATGACCTTCTGCTGCACCGTCTTGTACTCTCGGCTCCTGGACCACTCGTCGATCTCGCGGGCTCGCATCACCGGCAGAGGATGCGACAGCTCTCTCGTCTGAGCGTTCCTGCaccacacacacatatgcatatGACAAACACCAAATTAATCTCACCAAGCAGTAGCAGCAAGTTAAAGCAGCAGCTGGAGTAAGAAGATGTTTGTTTGGCTGACCGGATGTACCAGCCGACGGGGTTTGACGCAGCTTTGTCGTAGGAGCGAGCTTGCTCCAGGAAGGCGTCCACGTTCAGCTGGTCCGCAAGCGACGGGCACCCTCCGGCCAGTTTCATcagcacagatatcacaacctctTGACAATCAATCAACACGCCCGTTCAGTCACATTAATCATCACCGAGTAGTAAGTACTAGTACACTGCTACAAATCCAATTCAGATTTTGATTACTACCTTGGGGTCCTGCACTACAAGAAGAGCCGCTCGATCACAAGTCAGCTCTGCAGCCCGGAGCCACCTGTAGAGCTGCTCTTCCAGAAACCCAGCAACCATGCCAAATCCTGGTAAGATCAATACATGCATCTGATGGATTAATACTAGTGTACTCCCAATTTAAGGTTAGTTATTCAGATGGAGATCAGCTTACCAGGGACAGAGTATGCTCCCATTGTCAGTATGTTGGCAAATGTAAGCCACACGCCATGGTCACACTTGAGGTGTCCCAGTTCATGAGCCAACACAGCCTAGCCAAACACACAAATCTTCACACCATGAGTTACTACTAACACCATAGTCTGATATGATATCTTCATGGTTTACAATGCAAAGACTGAAGAGAGCGGGTTAACTGATAAATAAACACACAGCTACTGATGATCACAGTCATGTATCTACCTGCAGTTCTTTTCTAGTGAGCAGCTCCACAAGGCTTGTATGAACAACTATGAATGGCTTTTTGCCACTGATTGCTAAGGTGTAAGCATTAGGAACAGGGTTCTGCCGAATGTACAAGTCAGGAGCGTCTGTGTTCAATAGTTTTGCTGCCTCGGTCAAGATCTGATGAAGATCTGAAAGCTgaggaaaagaaacaaaagtgtAAATGCCGCAATGGAGTAAGAAAAGAAATCATAAGATATATAAAAGACATGAAATGGTAGAACCAGTGTATGGTTGGATATCAGCGTTACTTATGCTCATTGTTTGTGCAATGTTCtacaaaaagtttttttttcccaacaaaagtaatttataatataTCCATGGATTTGTCTGCATGTCTTATGCGTGCTTCTGCCTCTCTTTTGCTAGAATAATTCCATATTCATAGCGGAAGTAATATTATGATTTACATGGAAAAGTTAAGCCTCATGGCTTTCTATCGGTACTACTGGTTTGtcctttttttatctttgatGAACTATTTTCCCCTTTCAATGAGGTTATCTGTTATTGCAATAATAAGTTAAGAAATTGAAAATGGCTTAAAAATGATTAACATGAAAAGCGCACCTGGTTTTCAGAGACTAGCACAGACGATCCAATGTTCTGAAGTACCATAACTTGCTCAGAAACTGGTCCTGCATTAGCATttaggtaaaaagaaaaaaaaagattaacagCAAGAGAAAGGCACAGTATGGAGCAGTAAATAACACTGTGAAGCAAATATTAATTCAGCTAAGTTAAAAGAGTTACAAAAAGGGGAATTGATCAGTGAAGGATGATAATAGTAATTGATAAGGGTAACCTAAGGATGGGACTAAAGCTgaaaagaagagaggggaaTTATTGAGTAAGTGGTGGTGACCTAGCAAAGCCTTGCCCATATCATTAAGCCCTGGAACTGCTCTCAGCAGCAGTGTGTTCTGCAGGCCAAGGAAGGAGAAACTCAGCAATCATCCATCATCATTCAGGAAGGACATACTTAATCCTTGTATTACATTACATATATACTACAGTAGGCATGATATATCATAAGCACTGCAGCAGTGGAAGCAGGCAGTAGCAAATTAATTGGGAATTCACCTGCTTGTCCAGCGGATGGCGGAAGTCGTCTGCATCAAGGCcccgggcggcgacggaggcgccggcgcgggCAGAGATGACCTGGCGGCGGGGCCGGTGCCAGTTGCGGCGGACGTGCTCGTGCTGGTGGGGGaaggtggaggcggccggcggcaggaggaggcggggagcagaagcagccgccgccgccgcagccatgaGGATGAGGGCAagcaaattaagcaaagtaAACAACGAGGGCGACGACCACTGCGCGGTAATTTCTGCTCAGCTGGTAAAATACTCTGGCAATTTCCcgccgtttcttttttttttcttttcttttttgtatgGTCACAGATGATGCAACTTGCAGCAAACAAGAGCAGcagctgattttttttgaaagatagCAGCAGCTGAAATTGACGAACGAGTGATGCGAATAGATTCATCGCCATTCACCAGGCAGTCAGTTAAGCAAAGctagcaagcaagcaaacaacGCCACTCGATCATTATCAAGCAAGAGCAGCACGTCGCTGTCTGATCCATCGACTGACGTGTTCCATCTCAAACCGCTTAATTACCTAATAGCCTTCCTCACGGCCGGAATGAAGCCCTAGTAGTTTTTTACCT
Proteins encoded in this window:
- the LOC127763258 gene encoding plastoglobule-localized metallopeptidase 48, chloroplastic, producing MAAAAAAASAPRLLLPPAASTFPHQHEHVRRNWHRPRRQVISARAGASVAARGLDADDFRHPLDKQNTLLLRAVPGLNDMGKALLGPVSEQVMVLQNIGSSVLVSENQLSDLHQILTEAAKLLNTDAPDLYIRQNPVPNAYTLAISGKKPFIVVHTSLVELLTRKELQAVLAHELGHLKCDHGVWLTFANILTMGAYSVPGFGMVAGFLEEQLYRWLRAAELTCDRAALLVVQDPKVVISVLMKLAGGCPSLADQLNVDAFLEQARSYDKAASNPVGWYIRNAQTRELSHPLPVMRAREIDEWSRSREYKTVQQKVIQLQLNDHDAS